The Caloenas nicobarica isolate bCalNic1 chromosome Z, bCalNic1.hap1, whole genome shotgun sequence region aaaataaagcttttcaagGGGAcgggaaaaaggcagaaataagaCACTATAACTTCTCAAGAACCTGTAGTTTTTCTACtgcgtaaaaaaaaaaaaaaaaaaaaaaaaagagagagagaggaaaaaaaccctcacgTGTTCCCGGTGCAATCTGAGTATATGGTGCGGAGAGGGCTCCGGGGCGCTGCGCGACCGGGGCCGAGTTGCCGGGAGCAGCGGGcctcccgccggccccggggcggccccCACCAcctcccgctcccgccgccccgtcGGGCCATCCACGACAACAGTCCCGCTCCCCGGGGGCCCTACCTGTGCCGGGGCCTCCCGCGGCGCCTTCTCCGCAGGATCAGCAGCAGATGCCAACGCCGACCCAGCGCCCCGACGACGCCGCGGAGGATGCGCCAGCCCAGCGCCCGGGCGCGGAGCAGGCTGCGGGCGCTCCGAAAGCGGACAGTGCACCTTAACCGGCGGGTCATGGGTGCGGGGGGGAACCCCTGGTGTGCCGCGCTAGAAATACCTCCCTGGCGGGGCCCCATTGGGGAATCGGCCCTCTCACCCTCCATTCATTGgagaggattttattttctttttcttttttttattttttttttttcttttccgtTTGACTAATTTCGACTCCCCATTTTGCCTtacctccctccctcccctcccccctcccctccctcttccccccccGCTTCTGCACTTAAACGCCTCCGATGATGATGGCTCCCGCCTCGAAAGCAGGCGAAGGAGGACCGGCGGCGGGGGATGGGACCGGGGGAGGCCGccggctcctctcccctcccacaGGAGCACCACCACTAAACGGGCGTGGAGGCCGGCCAATCGCAAGGCGCTCCTCTGCTTTCAAATAAAGCCTTGACGACATGTCCTTGccctgccccccgccccgtctGTCCCCTCCAAACATGCCGCCTCCCGTTCCGTTTGGAGGGGGGAGGgtgttatttctttaatttattttatttctgttttcttctgatttggttgggtttggacCTCTTTCCCTCCGGGACTCCCTCGGGGGGACTGTGCTTGCGGCGGCCCGGCGCACCGCGACCCCAGCCCGCCCCTCCTGGGGCCGCGGTAGTGCCCCGCAGGGACGGCTAGCGGATCCCTGCCTCTTTAAAAGCACAGGCCAGTATTGCCCCGGGCGAACAGCTATTTCCTTGTCACATGGTCATTTGAACGCGACGCGGGGCCGTTGCGTAGCGGagcgaagaaaaaaaaaaaaaaaagcggatCTCGTCTCCCCCCGCCGGTAACAGAAACGGGTAATTAACTGTTTAATCTCCCCCGACCTTCTCGCCGGTCGTGCTCCTCGGTGCCGGACCGCTTTGTTTTCTGTTCGAAGGGTGAGATTTTGGAGCGGGGGGCGGGGAGAAAGCACCGAAAAGCCCGGAGCAACCTGCCGGCCCGCCCCTCCTGGGCCGGCTCCCGGCGCTACCGGAGGGACGGCCCGGGGGGTTCTGAGCCCCCTGACAGCCGGGGCGGAGCGCGACCTGCCGCCCGGCAGAGGATCTCTGGGAGGCGGCGGGTGGGGGTCCCGCTGCCCCCGTCCCACCCTCTCCCTGGGAGCCCGTCTACCTGCGCATCCTCCCTCCCAGGGTGCGGGTACCTCCGCGAGGGGCGCGGGCAAGAGTGACGAGCAGGGAGGGTGCGGGTCCTGCGGGCGCATCTTCGCCATgcccgggagcggcggggccctGCTCGGCTCGGCGCGGCACGGCACGGCTAGGCGCAGCGCGGCGCGGCGCGGAGCTGGGACTGCGCAGGGACTGCAGGGAGCTGGCGGGGAAGGCTCCGGGAAGGGGAGGCAGCGCGGCCGTCCCGGGGAGGGCCAACGAATATACGCGTGTACAACatccccccccctccccccccccccccgcataACAAACACCTCCTTCTCTCGGCTGGACAAACAGCAATAACACTCATGTCAATAGGAGGTCCCTTCTTCTGCCTCAGAAGGGAGCGACCCTAACAGCGATGCTAATGAAGAAGAGCCTGTGTTGGTTTCTCCTGGACCGAGTCCGATTTCAAGCCTGGGAAGTGGGTGAGTGAAAACAGCCATTTCGAAATGAAAGCAGCTCTGcgagagatttattttattttattttattttccatttcatttcatttcatttcatttttttcccacttccaTGGCGACCCCTCCCcgacaggcaaggcaaaactaAGAGAAATGGATGCCTATCTGGATGCAGGATACAGGTGCTGGAGCAGCGGTGGGAGGATGAACTGACAGTTTTGGCAATAGAAACTAAATACCCACCAACGCTGAATGCATGGCCGAGCCGGGCCCAAGGAGCATCTCACCCGTGCACAGGGCGCAAACCGTGCTGCAGATGGTTgtctgtgtgtgcgtgtgtctCCACATGTATTCAATTACAACTGcgatattaaaaataaaaggcgCGAGTAATCTGCGACGTTAAACGCAATGCTTCAGGGCTTTCTCGAAAtgtgtgttgctgctgctgtttgttgttaacaatcatttttcttttcaggcaCGATTCCAAGCGCTGGAGCCGGCGCTGCTGCCAGAATAAAAGGTGTTCGTGGAAGTTTCCGCGGCCGAGTGGGATCGTGTTGGGAAACGACACCCTCCCACGCTGTAAGTAACCCCCGCGTGGGCCCGGCCCGGGCAGGGACTCTGCATCTGCGGCGTGAGGCAAATTTATAGCTACTGCGCATTTAGCCCTGCTGGCTTTTGAGGTCATATTCTGCTTGTTTGGTGCGATCAGTCTAGGAAAGTCTGCAATTTCCCTGCCGATTTtatgcattattattattattattgttgttgttgttgttgttgttgttgtttttcataatCTGTAATGGAAAGACCCCAAATTTTAAATCGAATTCtagttattgaaaaaaaagacctttaaaaatagGAATACTGGTCTAACTAAGGTTGGAAGTGCAGTTTATCAGCTCCTTACTTTTCTGTAAATAGGACAGTCAGGCTCTACCCTAGCCCTGTCTCCACATCTGGTCCTGGCTCCATCCCGGTTCCCTCAGGCATGGGATGCAGGTTCTTGACTGCTGTGTCCCCATTATTGTCCTCGGCTCGCTTATGGCTATGCCATGTACTGAGGCAGAGTACAGTACAATTTCACAAGGTATTATCTTGGCATGTTGTAATCTTAcgtattttctatttaaatatatgtataaaatatatattctagCCATTATTATAGTAAACAAGGATGAATATAGACTAAACACAAGTGAATTTTTTGTACATATTTTGTATACATATAATGTggttaaaattaaatgtaagtATATTACACATAAAATAATTGATAAGCAAATACGTAGGCTTGATACATAATCATAATGTTTTTGATATCTATGCATATTATGTACGTTTTAATGCAGGTATTACATAGATGTACTATGTACATAAACAGCATAACTACGTATTTATAGCGTGTCTATTTGTATGAAGTAATTCTAAAGCGTGCCTTCTATGAAATTATGTTGCAATAAATTACATGATCCAATAcgttatataaaaatatatgtattatttttaatgtttacgTATGAAATATCTGGGAGTTGAACACTCAGTAGGAATGTAAAATGGAGAGAAATCTTTCTCCCCTTTAATTCGCTACAGGTAGCTCTGCGAAGTGCCCGAGATTTGCGCTTGGGGAAGGAGACTAGCCCTTTCCTGCTGCTCCGCCTTGCGattcctttctctgtccccagcccgcGGGATGTGCGAGCACAGCCCCGCGTTGGGAAGGCAGAGTCTCCCATTCGTGTCGCAGGAGCGGCGACAGCCGCACGGGCTGGAAGCGCCGTCCTCGCCGCCAGCCTCACCgccctgcccgctgctgccCGGCCCCTCCCGCAGCACACCCGTGCAGGTCTGGGACCcgccgcggcgggagcgggTCTGCCCGGCCGTGTGCTTCCCCTCGGCGGAGGCTGGGCTGCCGTGGCAGCTTCACCGTGGAATGCTCATACCCAGCTTCCCTGCTCCGCGGCAGTCAGTGAAATACGGATCAGCGCACAGGAAATTAATATACCCCCCTCCCCgttcctcctccagcagcacggATGTCAAAAACACTTGTTACAACGACTTGTTTGTCTCTTTACCAAAGGTGCCGTCGCCAAACAGCTTGGGGAATCCTGGGACCGAGCTCGGACGTAtgatttttaattgttattcAAAATACTGGTAAACTTACAGTAACTCAGGGAAGGTCGCCTGAAAGTTGGTAAAGCACCTATAACTTCAAGCGAGGGCAGTATCGGGCTTGCAGAGACACAATTgtctctttattttctccttccaggTGCCATGTTTACAGCTTCCATGAGAAGAGCCACAGATGCGCCACGGGCCCATGCACAGACTTGCACAGCACCTTACATGGTTTTAAGAAGGTATTTGCCAAAGCCGCAATCTCTCCAGGAAGCCTCCGTTCTCCGCCGTTCGGCAGGTTTTGCTAGGGAGAAGCTGAGACTGGTTTCAGCGCTCCTTGAGTCCGATTTAACTTGAGTTTGAAATCAAACGGGTGGTAGCCGGCTTGGGCCCGGGAGATCCCGGAGCCTCTCCCGTCCCTGTACGACGGAGGGCTGGGAAGTGCGAGCAGAAAGCCCCGGGGAGGAGCATAAACAGAAAGCCCAGACGCGGTCCTGTGAAAACACGAAGGTTTTATTGTGCCATCTCTCTGCAGGGGTTTTCCTTCATATTTATTACTCTTCACAGTGTTTTGGACTCTCGCGTGAATAAAGCGCGGCGTCGAGGTGTGTAGATTTCAAGTGCAGGATAACATACAGACACATGCAAAGTATAGCGTACAAAACAATACATATTCCTCTGGTCTTTCGTTCATCCGAGCCGGGAGACGCGATCCGTGAATTATTTACAACGCGTGAATGCTGCTCGACTTCGAGTCTCCCGAAGCGGGCGCGGGCAATAAATTAGGGGATGGGGTCGCCCAGGAGTCTAAGCGAGGGGCGGCGGGTGGCGCAGGTAGCGGCCCACCGCTCCGTGCGGGCCCCCCGCCGCCACGTCCAGGGGGAGGCGGCCGCGGCCGTCGGGCAGGTCGAGGCGCGCCCCGGCGCGGTGCAGCGCCGCCAGCGTCTCCAGGAAGCCGGCGCGGGCCGCGTCGTGCGCCGGGAAGCAGCCGGTGCGCGGGTCGGGCCGGTTGGGGTCCGCTCcgcgctggagcagcagctcggCCACCCGCGGGCTGCCCAGCATCATCACCTGCGGGGAGAGACAGCGTCAGCGCCGCGGAGAGCTGCTCAGGCTTTCTCGCTCAGCCCAGCAGGAGCGGGGATCGCCTGCGGAAAGGAGCGGAAAATCCGCGGGTGGGGCCTAGAGATCAGCTCCGGAGACGCCACGAACGGCGGAGAGCACGGACGCGGCGGGAGCCTTGCGCAGCGCGGGGAAACGCCCGTTTTCCGTGGGGCAGAGGTACTGGGGGAAGGGGCTCGCCCTACTCCCGGCGCACCCCCGCGGGAACCGAGGGCAAGTCCCGACCTGCTTTGCAACGGCCACCGCGCAGCGTGGCTGTGGACCGGCTCTCGGGGgctgccgccgccccgctcccacCCGGGACACTTCCAGGAGGTCTCTGGCAAGCGGACACTTGCGTGCAGGGAACCTACTACCCTGCAGCGCGGCGCCCGCACTTCTCTCGCCCTCAAGAGAAGCTGAAAACGCATTCTTAGCCTGACGCCCTTGCCCAATGCAGCACCAAAATCCCCGGGAGCTACCCCAACTCGGGCTCGCCGTTTTCTAAGCAGCGTTTCCTCCACCGCACCCGGCAGTGTGCTCAGTGCATGGGCTGAAGCCCTGCCGCGCaaaggtacagaaaaaaaacatgtcgAAGGACGGCAACAGATATATGTTTCGAGTGAAATGCTGCACCGACATTTTGTAGAAAAGAATTTCGCAAGCACTGGCTGTAAAAGTTAAATATATCGTCTCCAATTATGCCAAGTTcgttttattttgaaaattttagaaGAAGCTGGCTAGAACTACCACGGAAATTAACTCAGCTTTATAAATCTAGGGTCTACTCCTTCTCTGGGCACTAGATCTATCTATATATTCGAGCAACTGCAAAATGTGGGCAGTCTGAGCCCCACAGGGACTGT contains the following coding sequences:
- the LOC136002512 gene encoding cyclin-dependent kinase 4 inhibitor B-like, encoding MARRTGSTAADELANAAARGDLQRLRELLDGTADPNAVNSYGRTPIQVMMLGSPRVAELLLQRGADPNRPDPRTGCFPAHDAARAGFLETLAALHRAGARLDLPDGRGRLPLDVAAGGPHGAVGRYLRHPPPLA